DNA sequence from the Amycolatopsis sp. Hca4 genome:
CGGCACGCCGATCGCGGCGCGCGACTCCGCCGCCGAGAACGTCTTGAGGCCGATCCGGTACGACAGGTGCGAGTCGAGACCGCGCAGCTTGCCTTCTTCGAGGCGCTGCGAAGCCAGCAGCATGTGCATCTGCAGCGACCGGCCCAGCCGGCCGATCGCGACGAACAGGTCGATGAAGTCCGGCTTCGCGCTCAGCAGCTCGGAGAACTCGTCGCAGACGATGAACAGGGCGGGCAGCGGGTCGAGGTCCGCGCCGTTTTCCCGCGCTTTCTCGTACTCCCAGACGTTCTTGAAGTTGCCGCCGTTCTTCAGCGCTTCCTGCCGCCGGTTCATCTCCCCGGCCAGCGCGTCCTTCATGCGGTCGACCAGGGTGACCTCGTCCGCGAGGTTGGTGATGACCGCGGAGACGTGCGGGGCCTTGTCCAGGCCGAGGAACGTCGCACCACCCTTGAAGTCGACGAGGACGAAGTTGAGCGTCGACGAGGAGTGCGTCGCCAGCAGGCCCAGCACCAGCGTGCGGAGGAACTCCGACTTGCCGGAACCGGTCGCGCCGATGCACAGCCCGTGCGGGCCCATGCCTTCCGCGGCGGCTTCCTTGATGTCCAGCTCCACCGGCTGGCCGTACTCGCCGACGCCGAACGGGACGCGGTAGCGGTCACGGATCGGCCGCGGCCGCCACGCCTGCTGCACGTCGAACGTCATCGGGTCACCCGGGATACCGAGCAGCTCCAGCAGCGACGGGTTGGACAGCAGCGGCTCTTCGTCGCCGACGTCCTGGCCCGCGGCACCGCCGACCCGGTACGGCGAGATCAGCCGCGCCAGCGACTCGGTCTCGACCAGGCTCAGCGTGTCCGGGCGGCCGAACCACTCGACGCCGCCGGCACTGCGCGCACCCAGCCTGTCGGCCTCGACGACCAGCCGGAGGCCGCGGCGGGCGGCGAGGTTGCCGAGGGAGTCGGACAGGTCGACCAGCGTGACGCCGACCAGACCCTCCTCCAGCACGATCTGCTCTTCGCGGGTGACCTCGGCGTCGTCGATGATGATCACGACGTGCGGCTGGTCCGGCGCCGGGGTGGCGTTGCGGGAGAACCGCTGGCGGTCACGCAGTTCTTCGTCGAGCCAGTCCTCGATCTGGGCGAGCGAACCGGCCATCATGCGGAGCTGGCCGATGCCGTCGGACAGCGTGGGGTGCTGCACGTGCGGCAGCCACTTCGCCCACTCCCACTCCTCCTTCGCCCGGCCCGCGGTGGCGACCGCGATCAGCACGTCGTCGGGGCTGTGGAAGGTGACCAGCTGCGCGAGCACCGCGCGGGTGAGGCCGCGGGTCAGCGCGCGGTCGCCCTGCATGCTGACCGCGGCGAAGCCGCGGAGGGTGATCTGGGTCGGCAGGTCCGGCACGATCGAGTGCGCGCGCACGAACCGGCGCAGCGCGAGGGTGGCGATCGGCTCCAGCTCGTCGACGGGCCCGGTCTGGGGCGGGACCAGCCGCGTGGCGAGGCGGTGCGAGCTGCGCCCGACGCGCAGGTGCAGGAAGTCCTGGTCGTTCTGGCGGCGCTCCCACATCCGGCGGCTCGCGGCCAGCGACCACAGCGACTGCGGGTCCGGGTGCACCCATTCCAGCGCGGCGCGCTGGTCGACCATCGCCTCGCGGGCGCGGTCGCGCATCTGGCCCAGGTAACGCAGGTAGTCCTTGCGGTCCTCGTCCATCTCGGCGCGCTTGGCACCGCCGCCCTTGCCGCCACCACCGGCCATCATCCCGAGCGTCCCGACGACCATCATGCCGCCCATGGCCATCATCATCGGGTTCCGGTTGGAGGCCTGGAACATGAAGACCATCATCCCGAGCGACGCGACGATCATGACGACCGGAAGCGCCTTCATGACGATGTTGCCGGGGATGACGCGCGGCACCTCGGGCGGCGGCTCGAGGTGCACCTCGCCGCCGGGTGGGCGCGGTGCCGCCAGCCGCGGCGACTTCTTGAACTGCAGCGTGCTCATCGAAGGACCCCTCATTCAACACTCGACGATGGCGGCCACCGCGCAAGGTGTGCGCACCCAACCTATCGAACGCCCCGCGGGAATTCCGCCGGATGCCGGAACCGCCCGGGAACGCTGCCCGATCGTCGTCAGGCGAGTGTACGGCCCGGCACCGGCAGTAATGTCGGTCTCGGCGCCGCGACCTGTGGTGGCCGGTGAATTTCGGACGTTCGATGATGCCCGCGCCGGGGTTCGGTATAAGTTCCCCGGGAGCAGCATCGACCGAGCGGGGGCAGTGCAGTGGCTACGGGCACGACAGTATTCAGCAGGGTGACGGTCGTCGCGCCGTCCACCCGGATCGACGTCGCGCTGCCCGCCGACGTCGCGGTGGCCGATCTGCTGCCGATGCTGCTGGACATGGCCAAGGAGACCTCGCCCGACGGCGGGGCCCGGCACGGCGGCTGGGCGCTGGCCAAGCTCGGCGACGCCCCGCTCGACCCGAGCCGCACGCTGGCCTCGCTCGGCGTCGTCGACGGTGAGCTGCTCCAGCTGCGCAAGCGCAACGAAAACCCGCCGCCACCGCTGTACGACGACGTCGTCGACGCCATCGCCGAATCGTCCCCGGACAGCTTCCGGCCGTGGACGAAGGAAACGGCCAACCGCTTCGGGCACGTCGCCGGCGGCCTGGCCCTCTTCGCCGCCGCCGTCGCGCTGTTCATGAGCGGTTCCTTCTACGGCGGCAGCGCGCTGGGCGCGGCCATCGCCGGCGGCATCGGCGCCATCGCCTGCGTGGCCGTCGGCGCCACGCTCGCCAAGGGCTACCAGGCCGAAGCGACCGGCGTGCTGATCGCCGCGGCGGGCGGGCTGCCGCTGGCCTTCGTCAGCGGCTTCTACATCGTGCCCGGGCTGTCGCTGCGGGCGAACCTGCTGCTCGGCGCGGTACTGGTGATGATCGTCGCCTCGGTCTGCATCATGGTGATCGGCGCCGGCATCACGACGTTCATCGCCGCGGCCACCGCGGGCACCTTCGGCGCCTTGGCCTTCCTGTTCGGCACGCTCGTCGCGCACCCGGCCGCCGGTATCGCGGCCGGCACCGTCGCGGTCGCCCTCGCCTGCATCTCGATCCTG
Encoded proteins:
- the eccD gene encoding type VII secretion integral membrane protein EccD; its protein translation is MTVVAPSTRIDVALPADVAVADLLPMLLDMAKETSPDGGARHGGWALAKLGDAPLDPSRTLASLGVVDGELLQLRKRNENPPPPLYDDVVDAIAESSPDSFRPWTKETANRFGHVAGGLALFAAAVALFMSGSFYGGSALGAAIAGGIGAIACVAVGATLAKGYQAEATGVLIAAAGGLPLAFVSGFYIVPGLSLRANLLLGAVLVMIVASVCIMVIGAGITTFIAAATAGTFGALAFLFGTLVAHPAAGIAAGTVAVALACISILPRATIWLAKLPLPHVPSNAEELKEDSGFPDYRAIERRTAIAHNYMTGLMVGCGATVAVSAVIAASAPGAFGIILGVVATLVLLLRARAYANGSQAIALLTTGLVSATGIAVGWLLTASPQNRLLYVFGLLILLAAGALVVGVIFPNQRFSPPLRRTVEIIEAICIASVLPLALGVMDLYTTLRHLNFK